From Nguyenibacter vanlangensis, one genomic window encodes:
- a CDS encoding MFS transporter — protein sequence MPDTDRRSGGVRLALASMIGTALEWYDFMIYNTMAALIFNKLFFPASVPMIGTILAFSTYAVGYLSRPLGGVIFGRLGDRIGRRKILMVTLIVMGLSTSLIAVLPTFDTIGIASPVILVLLRLVQGIALGGEWAGAVLLTVEHGAAGRRGLNASWAQVGPGVGTILSSAVIGLMTATLDNDQFVGWGWRFPFALSGLLIIFGLILRRSIAETPMFQDLQRRAAVIRSPVGLLLRRHRRGLLAAASSRVGPDVLYALLVVFSITYVNQIDGLSRRVILTALLAGSACGVIMTMLYGWLSDRIGPRPIFAAGLLCGIPVAFAFFPLADTRQGPLIVLIMAAGLGVHAAMYAVQGAIITQQFPPAIRYTGASIAYTFGSLAGGGAFAPLIMATLFRETSSTLAISLYTLAALAVSGAGMLLAARMPDGDDTDP from the coding sequence TTGCCCGACACCGACAGGCGATCCGGCGGCGTGCGCCTGGCGTTGGCCAGCATGATCGGTACCGCGCTGGAGTGGTATGATTTCATGATCTACAACACTATGGCGGCGCTGATCTTCAACAAGCTGTTCTTCCCGGCCAGTGTACCGATGATCGGCACGATCCTGGCGTTTTCCACCTATGCGGTCGGCTATCTGTCGCGGCCCCTCGGCGGCGTCATCTTCGGCCGCCTGGGCGACAGGATCGGCCGGCGCAAGATCCTGATGGTGACGCTGATCGTCATGGGCCTGTCCACCAGCCTCATCGCCGTGCTGCCCACCTTTGACACCATCGGCATTGCCAGTCCGGTCATCCTGGTCCTGCTGCGGCTGGTGCAGGGAATCGCATTGGGCGGCGAATGGGCGGGCGCGGTGCTGCTGACCGTGGAACACGGCGCCGCGGGCCGACGCGGCCTGAACGCATCCTGGGCGCAGGTGGGCCCCGGCGTGGGCACGATCCTGTCGTCTGCGGTGATAGGCCTGATGACGGCGACGCTCGACAACGACCAGTTCGTCGGTTGGGGATGGCGCTTTCCGTTCGCCCTCAGCGGCCTGCTGATCATTTTTGGCCTCATCCTGCGTCGCTCCATCGCCGAAACGCCGATGTTCCAGGACCTGCAGCGCAGGGCCGCGGTCATCCGGTCGCCGGTCGGCCTGCTGTTGCGCCGGCACAGGCGCGGGCTGCTGGCCGCCGCCAGTTCGCGCGTCGGTCCGGACGTGCTCTATGCGCTGCTGGTCGTCTTCAGCATCACCTATGTCAACCAGATCGACGGGTTGTCGCGCCGCGTCATCCTGACGGCGCTGCTGGCCGGGTCCGCCTGCGGCGTGATCATGACGATGCTTTACGGCTGGCTGAGCGACCGGATCGGACCGCGCCCGATCTTCGCGGCCGGCCTGCTGTGCGGAATTCCCGTCGCATTTGCGTTCTTTCCCTTGGCCGACACCCGGCAGGGCCCATTGATCGTCCTGATCATGGCGGCGGGGCTGGGCGTCCACGCCGCGATGTACGCCGTCCAGGGGGCGATCATCACCCAGCAGTTTCCACCTGCCATCCGCTATACCGGCGCCTCCATCGCATACACGTTCGGCAGCCTGGCCGGCGGGGGCGCGTTCGCGCCGCTGATCATGGCCACCCTATTCAGGGAAACGTCCTCGACCCTGGCCATCTCGCTGTACACGCTCGCCGCGCTGGCGGTCAGCGGCGCCGGAATGCTGCTGGCGGCCAGGATGCCGGATGGCGACGACACCGATCCCTGA